In a single window of the Rhodamnia argentea isolate NSW1041297 chromosome 2, ASM2092103v1, whole genome shotgun sequence genome:
- the LOC115735928 gene encoding uncharacterized protein LOC115735928 isoform X1, translating to MLRAKSMIKSKTHSLERSPSAEKPPSPPPPPPPPPPRKPPLVEFPTSPQLILGEEIIHSGHPQHLLSKIDLPDLFTCAGCREYGAGKRYTCQLCDFQLHDFCALASPYQVRESHPFHYQHQLFFHSKPAVKSGIAKSGCHACGKPIKGYAFRCGTCSFQMHPCCEKLPEDLVFLNHPHTLQLLPSTASSSADPGFICGECRRRRSGRVYRCTACDYHLHVVCAKSIVNGLHDHGIKGIEKPSMFGAAARLASRVVLDFIGGLIQSLGEGVGEALVQNVAKGRCNSSRRREE from the exons ATGTTGAGAGCAAAGTCCATGATCAAGTCCAAAACGCACAGCCTCGAGAGGTCTCCATCAGCGGAAAAACCtccctcccctcctcctcctcctcctcctcctcctccgaggAAGCCACCTCTGGTCGAGTTCCCGACGTCTCCTCAGCTGATTCTCGGGGAGGAGATAATCCACTCCGGCCACCCGCAGCACCTCCTGTCCAAGATCGACCTGCCCGACCTCTTCACGTGCGCGGGGTGCCGGGAGTACGGTGCGGGCAAGCGGTACACGTGCCAGCTGTGCGACTTCCAACTGCACGACTTCTGTGCCCTGGCCTCCCCTTATCAGGTCCGCGAGAGCCATCCGTTCCACTACCAGCACCAGCTCTTTTTCCACTCCAAGCCAG CAGTGAAAAGTGGAATAGCAAAATCGGGGTGCCATGCTTGTGGGAAACCCATCAAGGGCTACGCTTTCCGTTGCGGAACTTGTAGTTTCCAGATGCACCCGTGCTGCGAGAAGCTACCGGAGGACCTCGTCTTCTTGAACCATCCTCACACACTGCAGCTTCTGCCATCGACGGCCTCGTCAAGCGCGGACCCTGGTTTCATCTGTGGGGAAtgcaggaggaggaggtcggGCCGAGTGTACCGATGCACGGCCTGCGACTACCATCTCCATGTGGTTTGCGCTAAGAGCATCGTCAACGGGCtccacgatcatggcatcaaaGGAATCGAGAAGCCGAGCATGTTTGGGGCTGCAGCTCGGCTGGCCTCGCGAGTGGTCTTGGACTTTATCGGAGGGCTAATTCAGAGCCTCGGGGAAGGGGTTGGGGAAGCTTTGGTTCAGAATGTCGCCAAAGGGAGGTGCAACAGCagtagaagaagagaagaataa
- the LOC115735928 gene encoding uncharacterized protein LOC115735928 isoform X2 codes for MLRAKSMIKSKTHSLERSPSAEKPPSPPPPPPPPPPRKPPLVEFPTSPQLILGEEIIHSGHPQHLLSKIDLPDLFTCAGCREYGAGKRYTCQLCDFQLHDFCALASPYQVRESHPFHYQHQLFFHSKPVKSGIAKSGCHACGKPIKGYAFRCGTCSFQMHPCCEKLPEDLVFLNHPHTLQLLPSTASSSADPGFICGECRRRRSGRVYRCTACDYHLHVVCAKSIVNGLHDHGIKGIEKPSMFGAAARLASRVVLDFIGGLIQSLGEGVGEALVQNVAKGRCNSSRRREE; via the exons ATGTTGAGAGCAAAGTCCATGATCAAGTCCAAAACGCACAGCCTCGAGAGGTCTCCATCAGCGGAAAAACCtccctcccctcctcctcctcctcctcctcctcctccgaggAAGCCACCTCTGGTCGAGTTCCCGACGTCTCCTCAGCTGATTCTCGGGGAGGAGATAATCCACTCCGGCCACCCGCAGCACCTCCTGTCCAAGATCGACCTGCCCGACCTCTTCACGTGCGCGGGGTGCCGGGAGTACGGTGCGGGCAAGCGGTACACGTGCCAGCTGTGCGACTTCCAACTGCACGACTTCTGTGCCCTGGCCTCCCCTTATCAGGTCCGCGAGAGCCATCCGTTCCACTACCAGCACCAGCTCTTTTTCCACTCCAAGCCAG TGAAAAGTGGAATAGCAAAATCGGGGTGCCATGCTTGTGGGAAACCCATCAAGGGCTACGCTTTCCGTTGCGGAACTTGTAGTTTCCAGATGCACCCGTGCTGCGAGAAGCTACCGGAGGACCTCGTCTTCTTGAACCATCCTCACACACTGCAGCTTCTGCCATCGACGGCCTCGTCAAGCGCGGACCCTGGTTTCATCTGTGGGGAAtgcaggaggaggaggtcggGCCGAGTGTACCGATGCACGGCCTGCGACTACCATCTCCATGTGGTTTGCGCTAAGAGCATCGTCAACGGGCtccacgatcatggcatcaaaGGAATCGAGAAGCCGAGCATGTTTGGGGCTGCAGCTCGGCTGGCCTCGCGAGTGGTCTTGGACTTTATCGGAGGGCTAATTCAGAGCCTCGGGGAAGGGGTTGGGGAAGCTTTGGTTCAGAATGTCGCCAAAGGGAGGTGCAACAGCagtagaagaagagaagaataa
- the LOC115737182 gene encoding galactan beta-1,4-galactosyltransferase GALS1: MRKDGSPATAAGTAASKLFSYFETRPLVATLLALTLVLLLWNLPPYYQNLLSTTTATNLPCSASAAPSSLSLDTSLPSTTPAKVAALKYTTSTTAQRSDPNKRIFQAYGNAAALFVLMGAYRGGPATFAVVGLASKPLHVFGKPWYKCEWVSNNGTSTRAKAYKMLPDWGYGRVYTVVVVNCTFSDNPNADNSGGKLNLYAYYGLSQRKYEKFPALEERPGSYNESKYHPPYDYEYLYCGSSLYGNLSADRIREWMAYHAWFFGPKSHFVFHDAGGVSPAVRAALEPWVRAGRATVQDIRDQAQFDGYYYNQFLVVNDCLHRHRHAANWTFFFDVDEYIYLPDGSSLESVLTEFGNYTQFTIEQNPMSSVLCLNDSSQDYSREWGFEKLLFRDSRTGIRRDRKYAIQAKNAFATGVHMSENVVGGALHKTEDKIRYYHYHNSITVPGELCRELLPASARRNVTWYDKRPFVYDDSMKRLAPVVKEFERGAIGNVDTAQWSS, from the exons ATGAGAAAGGACGGCTCGCCGGCCACTGCAGCCGGCACCGCCGCCTCCAAGCTCTTCAGCTACTTCGAGACCAGGCCCCTCGTAGCCACATTGCTCGCCCTCACCCTCGTCCTGCTCCTCTGGAACCTCCCCCCTTACTACCAAAACctcctctccaccaccaccgccaccaaccTCCCCtgctccgcctccgccgccccgtcttccctctctctcgacACATCTCTCCCTTCCACGACTCCCGCCAAAGTCGCCGCGCTCAAGTACACCACTTCAACGACTGCCCAGAGATCCGACCCGAACAAGCGGATCTTCCAGGCCTACGGCAACGCGGCGGCGCTTTTCGTCCTCATGGGCGCCTACCGCGGCGGCCCGGCGACGTTTGCTGTCGTCGGCCTCGCCTCGAAGCCCCTCCACGTCTTCGGCAAGCCCTGGTACAAGTGCGAGTGGGTCTCCAACAACGGCACGTCGACCCGGGCCAAGGCCTACAAGATGCTCCCCGACTGGGGCTACGGCCGCGTCTAcaccgtcgtcgtcgtcaaTTGCACCTTCTCCGACAACCCCAACGCCGACAACTCCGGCGGCAAGCTCAACCTCTACGCCTACTACGGCTTGTCCCAGCGCAAGTACGAGAAGTTCCCGGCCCTCGAGGAGAGACCCGGATCCTACAACGAGTCCAAGTACCACCCCCCGTACGACTACGAATACTTGTACTGCGGGTCGTCGCTGTACGGCAACCTGAGCGCCGACCGGATTCGGGAGTGGATGGCCTACCACGCGTGGTTCTTCGGGCCCAAGTCGCACTTCGTGTTCCACGACGCCGGAGGGGTTTCGCCGGCGGTGAGGGCGGCGCTGGAGCCGTGGGTGAGGGCGGGGAGGGCGACTGTGCAGGACATCAGGGACCAGGCGCAGTTCGACGGCTACTACTACAACCAGTTCTTGGTGGTGAACGACTGCCTCCACCGGCACCGGCACGCCGCGAACTGGACCTTCTTCTTCgacgtcgacgagtacatctaCCTGCCGGATGGGAGTAGCTTGGAGTCCGTGTTGACCGAGTTCGGGAACTACACGCAGTTCACGATCGAGCAGAACCCAATGTCGAGCGTGCTCTGCCTCAACGACTCGTCTCAAGACTACTCCAG GGAATGGGGCTTCGAGAAGCTTCTGTTCCGGGACTCCCGGACCGGGATCCGGCGGGACAGGAAGTACGCGATCCAGGCGAAGAACGCGTTCGCGACGGGGGTGCACATGTCGGAGAACGTCGTCGGCGGGGCGCTGCACAAGACGGAGGACAAGATCCGGTACTACCACTACCACAACTCCATCACCGTCCCAGGGGAGCTCTGCCGGGAGCTCCTCCCGGCGTCGGCGAGGCGCAACGTGACGTGGTACGACAAGCGGCCCTTCGTCTACGACGACAGCATGAAGAGGCTCGCCCCCGTGGTCAAGGAGTTCGAGCGCGGCGCCATCGGGAACGTCGACACCGCACAGTGGTCCTCCTGA
- the LOC115735692 gene encoding protein RGF1 INDUCIBLE TRANSCRIPTION FACTOR 1-like, which translates to MVNSIGQMGNGEMGPPWLIPMLRANYFGPCSVHGDSHKSECNMFCLDCIGNAFCSYCLVDHRDHHVIQIRRSSYHNVVRVSEIQKYIDITNIQTYIINSAKVVFLNERPQTRLGKGVTNTCEICCRSLLDSFRFCSMGCKLNAIARGAPMLTFALRMNQGGDELLGGSGSDESSPPSKIQRKPFFNRLMNGLAISLPPVDDHHKKMDGEERSRSSSSGDDIGNNSSPATPPVYNHSNSRKRKGVPRRAPFH; encoded by the exons ATG GTGAATTCAATTGGTCAAATGGGGAACGGGGAAATGGGTCCTCCATGGCTGATACCAATGCTGAGAGCGAACTACTTCGGACCGTGCTCTGTTCATGGAGACTCTCACAAGAGCGAATGCAATATGTTCTGCTTGGACTGCATTGGGAATGCCTTCTGCTCTTACTGTTTGGTCGATCACAGAGACCACCATGTGATTCAG ATAAGGAGATCTTCCTACCACAATGTGGTGAGGGTGAGCGAGATCCAGAAATACATCGACATCACGAACATTCAGACATACATCATCAACAGTGCGAAGGTTGTGTTCCTCAATGAGAGGCCGCAGACGAGGCTTGGGAAGGGAGTGACCAACACTTGCGAGATCTGTTGCAGAAGCCTCCTTGACTCGTTCAGGTTCTGCTCTATGGGTTGCAAG CTCAATGCAATCGCAAGAGGTGCCCCAATGCTCACATTTGCCCTGAGGATGAACCAAGGCGGGGACGAGCTCCTTGGTGGGTCTGGGTCGGACGAGTCGTCCCCGCCCAGCAAGATTCAGAGGAAGCCGTTTTTCAACCGCCTGATGAACGGGCTCGCCATCTCATTGCCGCCGGTCGATGATCACCATAAGAAGATGGACGGCGAAGAGAGGTCTCGGTCATCTAGCTCCGGAGACGACATCGGCAACAACTCGTCCCCAGCTACTCCGCCCGTGTACAATCACAGTAACTCCAGAAAAAGGAAGGGCGTGCCTCGCCGTGCCCCATTTCATTAG